The Erigeron canadensis isolate Cc75 chromosome 4, C_canadensis_v1, whole genome shotgun sequence genome window below encodes:
- the LOC122596352 gene encoding uncharacterized protein LOC122596352: MLDLNPHQFSNNQADHNSHNYYFNHHANNNYYRSFNNDNFRLETRDEEEEEVSSPPLWRTNYISSVEDPRALSPASRAQAIARGQRELMEMVENMPETSYELSLKDMVDHHQQRELFNHESISMEEDQERSILGRGSDDNYYSQADDSQRWNNKKSNKKGSVKRQGSSGSNKTGRIIVKNGSINRNEGLLINMFFPFSTSFGTKKRKSTNSVKFSLKPEELFIEKSSGGRDWWWWKKYKGGSSSGDSESLGITSSSAGESTGRSGSSGSSGGGSLRSNSDRNKNGCKYGCWSFFPSRKKKMIMSSPDH, translated from the exons ATGCTTGATCTCAATCCTCATCAATTCTCTAATAACCAAGCAGATCATAATAGTCACAATTACTACTTCAACCACCATGCAAATAATAACTACTATAGATCATTTAACAACGATAATTTTAGGTTAGAAACAAGggatgaggaggaggaggaagtGTCATCTCCTCCTCTATGGCGGACTAATTATATTAGTTCAGTGGAAGATCCTCGGGCCCTATCGCCTGCGTCACGAGCACAGGCGATTGCCCGAGGACAGAGAGAACTTATGGAGATGGTAGAGAACATGCCAGAAACCTCATATGAGTTGTCATTAAAGGATATGGTGGATCATCATCAACAAAGAGAATTATTTAATCATGAAAGTATTAGCATGGAAGAAGATCAAGAGCGATCAATTTTAGGACGTGGAAgtgatgataattattatagtCAAGCGGATGATAGTCAAAGGTGGAATAATaagaaaagtaataaaaaaGGAAGCGTGAAAAGACAAGGAAGTAGTGGTAGCAATAAAACGGGGAGAATTATCGTCAAGAATGGAAGTATAAATCGTAACGAAGGGCTTctaattaatatgtttttccCATTTTCTACTTCTTTTGGaaccaagaaaagaaagagtacTAATAGTGTCAAATTCTCCCTAAAACCGGAAGAACTATTTATAGAAAAATCATCTGGTGGTAgggattggtggtggtggaagaAATATAAAGGAGGGTCGTCGTCTGGTGATAGCGAAAGTTTAGGGATTACGAGTAGTAGCGCCGGGGAGAGTACCGGCAGAAGTGGCAGCAGCGGTAGCAGCGGTGGTGGCAGCCTCCGGAGTAATAGCGACAG GAACAAAAATGGTTGCAAATATGGATGCTGGTCCTTCTTTCCCTCtaggaagaaaaaaatgataatgtcAAGTCCTGATCACTAA
- the LOC122597462 gene encoding uncharacterized protein LOC122597462 yields MHRRIKEGALRPHTNAIKPDLTDDNKKARLEFCLSTVTQSLTFHDMFNVIHIDEKWFYMSKPSKCYYLVPNEIEPLRTCKLKKFITKVMFLAAVARPRFDASGNEVFSGKIGIFPFTTLEPAKRLSKNRVAGTLITKPILSVTKEVTRSWLIEKVLPAIRSKWPRDHTGPIFIQQENAKPHIDVNDAEFNQEASKDGFDIRLCFQPPNSPDLNVLDLGFFRAIQSLKKQEVLGSIDELVSAVKTSFERMPSNELNNVFLTLQTCMKEIMKVRGGNNYQTPHIGKGKLERQGKLPLTIECDGNLINDVLSYLGPQTE; encoded by the coding sequence ATGCATAGAAGAATCAAAGAAGGAGCTTTAAGACCACATACAAATGCGATCAAGCCGGATTTAACCGACGACAATAAGAAAGCAAGGTTAGAGTTCTGTCTATCAACCGTTACTCAATCTTTGACATTTCATGACATGTTTAATGTGATTCATATAGATGAAAAATGGTTTTATATGTCAAAACCATCAAAGTGTTACTATCTTGTTCCCAACGAAATTGAGCCATTAAGAAcatgtaaattaaaaaagtttatcACAAAAGTAATGTTCCTAGCCGCCGTTGCACGACCAAGATTTGATGCATCGGGTAATGAAGTCTTTTCGGGAAAAATCGGTATATTCCCATTCACAACTTTGGAACCCGCAAAACGGTTGAGTAAGAATCGTGTTGCTGGAACGTTAATAACAAAACCAATTTTATCAGTTACTAAAGAAGTAACAAGGTCTTGGTTAATCGAAAAAGTACTACCGGCTATTAGATCTAAATGGCCACGAGATCACACTGGTCCAATTTTTATTCAACAAGAAAATGCAAAACCCCATATCGATGTCAATGATGCGGAGTTTAATCAAGAGGCTTCAAAAGATGGGTTTGATATCCGACTTTGTTTTCAACCTCCAAACAGTCCAGATTTGAACGTGTTGGACCTCGGGTTTTTTCGGGCGATTCAGTCTCTTAAAAAACAAGAGGTTTTAGGATCAATTGATGAATTGGTTAGTGCTGTTAAAACATCTTTTGAAAGAATGCCATCAAATGAGCttaacaatgtgtttttaactttACAAACATGCATGAAAGAGATCATGAAAGTTCGAGGTGGCAATAATTACCAAACACCACATATTGGCAAAGGTAAGTTAGAACGACAAGGAAAGTTACCATTAACAATCGAGTGTGACGGTAACTTGATAAATGATGTCCTTTCATATTTGGGTCCGCAAACGGAGTAG